A single Ammospiza caudacuta isolate bAmmCau1 chromosome 6, bAmmCau1.pri, whole genome shotgun sequence DNA region contains:
- the VCPKMT gene encoding protein N-lysine methyltransferase METTL21D — translation MAGFVRELERRAGPALRLEQRAAGGVGCVVWDAALVLAKFLETGACPLARRHVLELGAGTGAVGIMAATLGANVTVTDLEELQELLMVNIENNKHLVTGSVRAKVLKWGEDVTEFQPPPDYILMADCIYYEESLEPLLKTLRELTGPDTCVLCCYEQRTVGKNPEIERKYFELLQRDFELEKIPLERHDEEYRSEDIHIVSIHRKHRNSPP, via the exons ATGGCGGGCTTCGTGCGGGAGCTGgagcggcgggccgggccggcgctGCGGCTGGAGCAGCGGGCGGCGGGCGGTGTGGGCTGTGTGGTGTGGGACGCCGCACTGGTGCTCGCCAAGTTCCTGGAGACCGGCGCCTGCCCCCTCGCCCGGCGCCACGTCCTGGAGCTGGGCGCGGGCACCGGCGCCGTAGGCATCATGGCAGCCACGCTGGG GGCGAACGTGACGGTCAcagacctggaggagctgcaggagctgttgaTGGTCAATATTGAGAATAACAAGCACCTGGTCACAGGGTCCGTCCGAGCCAAGGTACTGAAATG ggGTGAAGATGTAACAGAATTTCAGCCTCCCCCCGATTATATACTCATGGCTGATTGCATTTACTATGAGGAG TCCTTGGAGCCCTTGCTGAAGACCCTGAGGGAGCTGACAGGCCCCGACActtgtgtgctgtgctgctATGAACAGAGGACTGTGGGGAAGAACCCTGAAATTGAGAGGAAATACTTTGAA ctgctccagagggacTTTGAACTAGAGAAGATTCCCCTGGAGAGGCACGACGAGGAGTACCGGAGCGAGGACATCCACATCGTGAGCATCCACAGGAAGCACAGG AATTCCCCGCCGTGA